From Xenopus tropicalis strain Nigerian chromosome 3, UCB_Xtro_10.0, whole genome shotgun sequence, the proteins below share one genomic window:
- the creb3l2 gene encoding cyclic AMP-responsive element-binding protein 3-like protein 2 encodes MEIMESGDPVIQWDRKLSELSEAAESDSLYNNTPFSELIDDSALLDVLGQLMGDPFLTEKYEMMEVEMNPSSPSPMIKAEHSYSLCGDSRPQSPFTHASSDDNFSDADLTGDDWCLNGELTATSPASKIKVEIPLDETPGLVPSVSLAANAVSASPEADNPSEMPVPEQGKILSPVSLPQIKLEPHEVDQFLNLCPKEAATTEALQMPPTPPSSHGSDSEGGQSPTRSLPPPSPVQSQAGGKMPARSPSALSNSPLLTAPPKTKLANQCLF; translated from the exons ATGGAAATAATGGAGAGTGGGGATCCAGTGATCCAGTGGGACCGCAAGCTGAGCGAGCTGTCTGAGGCTGCCGAGAGCGATTCCTTGTACAACAACACG CCCTTCTCGGAGCTTATCGATGACTCCGCCCTGCTGGATGTTCTGGGGCAGCTCATGGGGGACCCGTTCCTGACAGAGAAGTACGAGATGATGGAAGTCGAGATGAATCCGAGCTCCCCATCTCCCATGATCAAAGCGGAGCACAGTTACTCTCTGTGCGGCGACTCTCGCCCCCAGTCCCCCTTTACTCACGCTTCCTCCGATGACAACTTTAGTGACG CCGACCTGACTGGTGATGATTGGTGCCTGAATGGGGAGCTCACCGCCACAAGCCCCGCCTCCAAAATTAAGGTGGAAATTCCTCTCGATGAGACCCCTGGCCTGGTCCCGTCTGTGTCTCTGGCAGCCAACGCCGTCTCCGCTTCCCCAGAGGCTGACAATCCATCCGAGATGCCGGTTCCTGAGCAG GGTAAGATTCTGAGCCCCGTTTCCCTGCCGCAAATTAAACTGGAGCCGCACGAGGTGGACCAATTCCTTAATCTGTGCCCAAAGGAAG CTGCCACCACAGAAGCCCTACagatgccccccaccccccctagCAGCCATGGAAGTGATTCAGAAGGGGGTCAGAGTCCCACTAGGTCTCTCCCACCCCCCAGCCCGGTCCAGTCACAGGCTGGTGGCAAAATGCCTGCTCGCAGCCCCTCTGCTCTCTCCAACTCGCCCCTGCTGACTG ccccccccaaaacgaAGTTGGCAAATCAGTGTCTGTTCTGA